CTACGACTTCTACAAAAGCTCCGAATCCTGTAAGTCTAACTACTTTACCGTCAACTATATCACCAACATTTAGTTTTTCCATAGCTTGGTCATAAGGACTTTTTTGAGTAGCTTTTATGCTTAATCCTATTCTTTTTTCCTCTGGTTTAACATCAAGAACTTCAACCTCTACTTGCTGGCCCACCTCTAAAACATCTGATGGATGTTTTACTCTAGACCAGGATATATTGGAAACATGAACCAATCCATCCACACCGCCGATGTCAACAAATGCACCAAAGTCAGTAATTCTACGCACTGTGCCTGTAATTCTTTGACCTGGTTCAATTTTTTCTAATGCTTTTTCTTCATTTTTTGCTTTTTCTGCTAACAATAAATCTTTTCTGGACAAAATAATTTTATTTTTTTCTTTATCTAGCTCTTTAACTATAAACTCTAACTCCTCTCCAACTAAAGTGGAAAGATCCTCAATATAGTTTGTATCGATAAGAGAAGCTGGCATAAACCCTCTAGCACCAACGTCTATAGTTATTCCACCTTTAACTTCTTCTAATACTTTTCCAGTTAAAACGGCTTTATTTTCCAGATCTTGCTCAAGTTTTTCCCAAACATGGATATCGTCATATTGTCTTTTAGATAATATGACGTTACCATCATCATCAATATCTTTAATGATTACTTTTACTTTATCTCCCTCTTTGGCAACCTCTTGTAGATTATCTACTTTTAGCAAAGAGAATTCATTTTTAGGAAGAGTAGCTTCTGCTTTATCTCCTATACTTACCAGAACCTCCTCATCTGTCACCTTAACTATTTCACCTTCTAACTCTTTTCCAACTTCCAACTCTTTTGTCTCAATTTCTTTAACCATACTATAGACCTCCTTTATACTCCATTCTGGCGTTGATGCCCCTGCGGCTATGCCAACTACTTTTGCGTCATCAAACCAAAGGGGATTTATATCTTTATAATTTTGAATTAGATATGTTTTTACACCAGATTGTATGCAAATATCTTTTAATTTCGCTGTATTAGAGCTATTTTCACCCCCTATAACTAGCATTAAATCTACCTCTAAAGCAAGCTCTTTTACAGACTTTTGTCTCAACTCTGTTGCAGCACAAATAGTGTTGTGTATTATAATCTCTTCTTTATGATACTTTTCTTTTAGTATTTCCAACATTGTCTTAAATTTATCTATAGAAAAAGTTGTTTGTGCTACCACTCCAAAAGGGGGCTTTATGTCAATATTCCTAGCCTGTTCCTCTTTGTTAATTATAATTGCAGTGTCTTCAGCCCATTGCTTTATACCGATAATTTCAGGATGTTTCTCATCTCCCATGATTAGCACAGGAATTTTTTCTTTATTCATTTCATTAACTAACTTTTGTACTCGGCCTACAAAGGGACATGTTCCGTCTATTATCTTATTATTATTGTTTTTTAAAATTTCTATAATGTTAGGACCAACTCCATGGGAGCGAAGTATTACTTTGCTATCTTTTATCTGTAAAGGGTCATTTTTTTGATATACTCCCCTTTTTTCAAAGTAATCTATAACATCAGGATTATGAACCAACGGTCCTAAAGTATATGTTTCGTCTTTACTATTACTTTCGGCTAGCTTAACAGCATCCTTTACACCTTTGCAAAAGCCACTATGTTTTGCTACTTTTATTTCCATTATTCATCACCTAACTTGATAATGTTTTTCATTATATATCGAGCTTGAAATTTCATGTTACCTTTTTTCCTATCTAAATAAAAGGGTTCCCCTATATAAATATTGTTTTTTCTAAAAGGTTTGACAGGACCTTGAAGTCTTACAGGAATTATTGGACATTCCCCCTTTAACGCAAATAGGGCGACTCCCGGTTTGGGAGGTAATGGCTTAAGATCCTTGCTTCTTGTTCCTTCAGGAAAAATTCCTAAAATTTCATTGTTGTTCAACACTTCCAGGGAATGTCTTACAGCATTTCTGTCAATGGTACTTCTATCAACTGATATTACATGTACTCCTCTTAGAAATGCTCCTAATATAGGTTTATCAAATAGTTCTTTTTTTCCGATAAAATTTATAATTTTAGGAAAAACCATAACCAAGTAAATAGGATCTAACAAGCTAATATGATTTGACGCTACTATATATTTACCACCCTTTGGTATATTATCTTTACCATAAACTTTATAAGGAAACACCAAATTAAATATTGGGTATAAAATGATTTTTAAAACTTTATATAACATCAGTCTAACCTCTTTTTAATTTCTGTTATCAACACTTCTACAGCTTCATCTATATCATAATTAGAAGTATCAATTTCAATAGCGTCATCAGCCTTTAACAATGGAGCACTTTGTCTTTTTGTGTCAATTTTATCTCGAATTGCTATTTCTTGAGCAATTGAGTCTATATCAACACTGTATCCTTTTTTTTCTAGTTCTAAAAACCTCCTATGAGCGCGTGCCTCCAATGAAGCAGTAAGAAAAAATTTAATATCGGCCTCCGGCAATACAACAGTTCCTATGTCTCTGCCCTCCATAACTACCTTTCCACAATTGGCCATTTGCCTTTGCAGAGTTAACATATAATCCCTAACCTCTGGGATTTTGGCAATGTTCGAAACGTTATTGCTTATCTCTGG
This genomic interval from Proteinivorax tanatarense contains the following:
- a CDS encoding bifunctional 4-hydroxy-3-methylbut-2-enyl diphosphate reductase/30S ribosomal protein S1, with the translated sequence MEIKVAKHSGFCKGVKDAVKLAESNSKDETYTLGPLVHNPDVIDYFEKRGVYQKNDPLQIKDSKVILRSHGVGPNIIEILKNNNNKIIDGTCPFVGRVQKLVNEMNKEKIPVLIMGDEKHPEIIGIKQWAEDTAIIINKEEQARNIDIKPPFGVVAQTTFSIDKFKTMLEILKEKYHKEEIIIHNTICAATELRQKSVKELALEVDLMLVIGGENSSNTAKLKDICIQSGVKTYLIQNYKDINPLWFDDAKVVGIAAGASTPEWSIKEVYSMVKEIETKELEVGKELEGEIVKVTDEEVLVSIGDKAEATLPKNEFSLLKVDNLQEVAKEGDKVKVIIKDIDDDGNVILSKRQYDDIHVWEKLEQDLENKAVLTGKVLEEVKGGITIDVGARGFMPASLIDTNYIEDLSTLVGEELEFIVKELDKEKNKIILSRKDLLLAEKAKNEEKALEKIEPGQRITGTVRRITDFGAFVDIGGVDGLVHVSNISWSRVKHPSDVLEVGQQVEVEVLDVKPEEKRIGLSIKATQKSPYDQAMEKLNVGDIVDGKVVRLTGFGAFVEVVDGVDGLVHISQISEEHISNPSEILEVGQEVKVKILDVKPEEKRVSLSIKEAQPKENFDEYAETENLEVNLGERFKDLFDKKK
- a CDS encoding lysophospholipid acyltransferase family protein, which encodes MLYKVLKIILYPIFNLVFPYKVYGKDNIPKGGKYIVASNHISLLDPIYLVMVFPKIINFIGKKELFDKPILGAFLRGVHVISVDRSTIDRNAVRHSLEVLNNNEILGIFPEGTRSKDLKPLPPKPGVALFALKGECPIIPVRLQGPVKPFRKNNIYIGEPFYLDRKKGNMKFQARYIMKNIIKLGDE
- the cmk gene encoding (d)CMP kinase, with the translated sequence MKPIQIAIDGPAGAGKSTVAKRLAKKLKYCYIDTGAMYRALTLKAIKKKHDLNSNECIKTLLSNTEITIKNIRSENHIYLDNKDVTYEIRQPEISNNVSNIAKIPEVRDYMLTLQRQMANCGKVVMEGRDIGTVVLPEADIKFFLTASLEARAHRRFLELEKKGYSVDIDSIAQEIAIRDKIDTKRQSAPLLKADDAIEIDTSNYDIDEAVEVLITEIKKRLD